A single Streptomyces mirabilis DNA region contains:
- a CDS encoding Lrp/AsnC family transcriptional regulator has product MLNDLDERIVHALAEDARRSYADIGQLVGLSAPAVKRRVDRLRATGAITGFTVRVDPAALGWETEGFVEIYCRRNTSPETIQRGLERYQEVVAASTVTGEADAVVQVFASDMRHFERVLERIAGEPFVERTKSVLVLSPLLRRFSSGSPT; this is encoded by the coding sequence GTGCTGAACGATCTCGACGAACGCATCGTGCACGCCCTCGCCGAGGACGCCCGCCGCTCCTACGCCGACATCGGCCAACTGGTCGGCCTGTCCGCGCCCGCCGTGAAGCGACGGGTGGACCGGCTGCGGGCCACGGGTGCCATCACCGGGTTCACCGTGCGGGTGGATCCGGCGGCGCTGGGGTGGGAGACGGAGGGGTTCGTCGAGATCTACTGCCGCCGGAACACCTCGCCGGAGACCATTCAGCGGGGGCTGGAGCGGTATCAGGAGGTGGTGGCCGCGTCCACCGTCACGGGGGAGGCGGACGCGGTGGTGCAGGTCTTCGCTTCCGACATGCGGCACTTCGAGCGGGTGTTGGAGCGGATTGCGGGCGAGCCGTTCGTGGAGCGTACGAAGTCGGTGCTGGTGTTGTCTCCGTTGCTGCGGCGGTTTTCGTCCGGGTCGCCCACGTAA
- the rpe gene encoding ribulose-phosphate 3-epimerase, whose product MAVQINPSILSADFARLAEEAQAVEGADWLHVDVMDNHFVPNLTLGVPVVESLARATDTPLDCHLMIADPDRWAPQYVEAGAGSVTFHAEAAAAPVRLAREIRAKGARASMALKPATPIEPYEDLLPELDMLLIMTVEPGFGGQAFLDIMLPKIRRTRELISKHGLELWLQVDGGVSASTIERCAEAGADVFVAGSAVYGAADPAQAVRALRTQAQGATAHAAWACDH is encoded by the coding sequence ATGGCCGTGCAGATCAACCCCAGCATTCTGTCCGCGGACTTCGCCCGTCTTGCCGAGGAGGCACAGGCGGTGGAGGGCGCGGACTGGCTCCATGTCGACGTCATGGACAACCATTTCGTTCCGAACCTCACGCTCGGTGTGCCGGTCGTAGAGTCCCTGGCCCGTGCGACGGACACGCCGCTGGACTGCCACCTGATGATCGCGGACCCCGATCGGTGGGCGCCCCAGTACGTGGAAGCGGGTGCCGGTTCCGTCACCTTCCACGCCGAGGCGGCCGCCGCGCCGGTGCGGCTCGCCCGCGAGATCCGGGCCAAGGGCGCCCGCGCCTCCATGGCGCTCAAGCCCGCGACCCCCATCGAGCCGTACGAGGACCTGCTTCCCGAGCTCGACATGCTGCTGATCATGACGGTCGAGCCCGGTTTCGGAGGCCAGGCGTTCCTGGACATCATGCTGCCGAAGATCCGCCGCACCCGTGAGCTGATCAGCAAGCACGGCCTCGAGCTGTGGCTTCAGGTCGACGGCGGGGTGTCGGCGTCCACCATCGAGCGGTGCGCGGAGGCGGGCGCGGACGTCTTCGTCGCCGGTTCGGCCGTGTACGGGGCCGCGGATCCGGCCCAGGCGGTACGTGCATTGCGCACCCAGGCCCAGGGTGCCACGGCCCATGCGGCGTGGGCGTGCGACCACTGA
- a CDS encoding ABC transporter substrate-binding protein, translated as MTVFLPRTAVLTGGLAVAAALALSACGAAPDDKSTTADGKSAATATSAADFGGLDALVKAAKKEGTLHAIALPRDWANYGALIDGFKKKYGIKIEVENPDGSSQDEINAVTSRKGQDRAPDVLDLGSSFALSAAQQGLLAPYKVTAFADIPEGQKDAQGRWFNDYGGYISIGCDAKKVKECPKTFKDLLKPEYKGQVALNGNPTKSGSAFGGVYAASLANGGSFDDIQPGLDFFAKLKKNGNYTPVESTPATVEKGETPISIDWDYLNAGYADEFKSKGVDWTVTVPSDGKFSQYYSQAINKDAPHPAAARLWQEYLYSAEGQNLWLMGYARPALMTAMQTAGTLDKTAAAKLPAVSGTPSFPTEAQQAKAKTVLAQGWGKAVSG; from the coding sequence GTGACCGTGTTCCTGCCGAGGACCGCCGTCCTCACCGGCGGCCTCGCCGTCGCCGCCGCCCTCGCCCTCAGCGCCTGTGGCGCGGCCCCCGACGACAAGTCGACCACCGCCGACGGCAAGAGCGCGGCCACCGCGACCTCCGCCGCGGACTTCGGCGGCCTCGACGCCCTGGTCAAGGCCGCCAAGAAGGAGGGCACGCTGCACGCGATCGCCCTGCCCCGCGACTGGGCCAACTACGGCGCCCTGATCGACGGCTTCAAGAAGAAGTACGGCATCAAGATCGAGGTGGAGAACCCGGACGGCTCCAGCCAGGACGAGATCAACGCCGTGACGTCGAGGAAGGGGCAGGACCGTGCCCCGGACGTCCTCGACCTGGGCAGCTCGTTCGCGCTCAGCGCCGCCCAGCAGGGGCTGCTCGCGCCGTACAAGGTGACCGCCTTCGCCGACATCCCCGAGGGGCAGAAGGACGCGCAGGGCCGCTGGTTCAACGACTACGGCGGCTACATCTCCATCGGCTGCGACGCCAAGAAGGTCAAGGAGTGCCCGAAGACCTTCAAGGACCTGCTCAAGCCGGAGTACAAGGGTCAGGTCGCCCTCAACGGCAACCCCACCAAGTCCGGTTCGGCCTTCGGCGGTGTCTACGCGGCCTCGCTCGCCAATGGTGGTTCGTTCGACGACATCCAGCCCGGCCTGGACTTCTTCGCCAAGCTGAAGAAGAACGGCAACTACACGCCCGTCGAGTCGACCCCGGCCACCGTCGAGAAGGGCGAGACCCCGATCAGCATCGACTGGGACTACCTGAACGCCGGTTACGCCGACGAGTTCAAGTCCAAGGGCGTCGACTGGACGGTCACGGTCCCCTCGGACGGCAAGTTCTCCCAGTACTACTCCCAGGCCATCAACAAGGACGCCCCGCACCCGGCGGCCGCCCGCCTGTGGCAGGAGTACCTCTACAGCGCCGAGGGCCAGAACCTCTGGCTCATGGGCTACGCCCGCCCGGCCCTGATGACCGCCATGCAGACCGCCGGCACCCTCGACAAGACCGCCGCGGCCAAACTCCCCGCGGTCTCCGGCACGCCGAGCTTCCCGACCGAGGCCCAGCAGGCCAAGGCCAAGACGGTCCTCGCGCAGGGCTGGGGCAAGGCCGTCTCCGGATGA
- a CDS encoding ribonuclease domain-containing protein, whose amino-acid sequence MVVRWVPRALVGLLLCLGVLLTGCSSTESAGTGTGAVTGAPSAARSAVPSWAHGMAAVDAARLPAEARTTLALIDKGGPFPYTRDGIVFGNFEGMLPKHQRGYYHEYTVKTPGADDRGARRIVTGQGGEIYYTDDHYKSFRAVLR is encoded by the coding sequence GTGGTGGTGCGGTGGGTGCCCCGGGCGCTCGTAGGGCTTTTGCTGTGTCTCGGCGTGCTCCTGACGGGCTGCTCGTCGACGGAGTCGGCCGGTACCGGGACGGGTGCGGTTACGGGAGCCCCGTCGGCTGCCCGGTCGGCGGTTCCGTCCTGGGCCCACGGGATGGCGGCCGTCGACGCGGCCCGACTTCCCGCCGAGGCTCGTACGACGCTCGCCCTCATCGACAAGGGCGGCCCCTTCCCGTACACCAGGGACGGCATCGTCTTCGGGAACTTCGAGGGCATGCTGCCCAAGCACCAGCGCGGCTACTACCACGAGTACACGGTCAAAACGCCCGGCGCAGACGATCGGGGAGCCCGTCGCATTGTCACCGGGCAGGGCGGTGAGATCTACTACACCGATGATCACTACAAGTCGTTCAGGGCGGTGCTGAGATGA
- a CDS encoding GuaB1 family IMP dehydrogenase-related protein, whose translation MRFLNDIQPPYDLTYDDVFMVPSRSAVGSRQGVDLSAPDGTGTTIPLVVANMTAIAGRRMAETVARRGGLVVIPQDIPIEVVTEVVSWVKGRHLVLDTPIVLAPHQTVADALALLPKRAHNAGVVVDEDGRPIGVVTDADLTGVDRFTQLAEVMSRDLLLLDADIEPREAFNKLDGANRRYAPAVDAEGKLAGILTRKGALRATLYTPATDADGKLRIAAAVGINGDVAGKAKQLLDAGVDTLVIDTAHGHQESMVSAIRTVRALDPQVPIVAGNIVAAEGVKDLIDAGADIIKVGVGPGAMCTTRMMTGVGRPQFSAVLECAAEAKKYGKHVWADGGVRHPRDVAMALAAGASNVMVGSWFAGTYESPGDLQQDASGRLYKESFGMASARAVRNRTSEESAYDRARKALFEEGISTSRMFLDPGRPGVEDLIDSIIAGVRSSCTYAGAGSLEEFAENAIVGIQSAAGYAEGKPLHASWS comes from the coding sequence GTGCGTTTCCTCAACGACATCCAGCCTCCGTACGACCTGACGTACGACGACGTCTTCATGGTGCCCAGCCGCTCCGCGGTCGGCTCCCGGCAGGGCGTGGACCTCAGTGCCCCGGACGGCACGGGCACCACGATCCCCCTGGTCGTCGCCAACATGACCGCGATCGCGGGCCGCCGGATGGCCGAGACCGTCGCCCGCCGCGGTGGCCTCGTGGTCATCCCGCAGGACATTCCGATCGAGGTCGTCACCGAGGTCGTCTCCTGGGTCAAGGGACGCCACCTGGTGCTCGACACCCCCATCGTCCTGGCGCCCCACCAGACCGTCGCCGACGCACTGGCGCTGCTGCCCAAGCGCGCCCACAACGCGGGCGTCGTCGTCGACGAGGACGGCCGCCCGATCGGCGTGGTCACCGACGCCGACCTCACCGGCGTGGACCGGTTCACGCAGCTGGCCGAGGTCATGTCCCGGGACCTGCTGCTCCTCGACGCCGACATCGAGCCGCGCGAGGCGTTCAACAAGCTGGACGGCGCCAACCGCCGCTACGCCCCCGCCGTGGACGCCGAGGGCAAGCTCGCCGGCATCCTCACCCGCAAGGGCGCCCTGCGCGCCACGCTCTACACCCCGGCCACCGACGCCGACGGCAAGCTGCGCATCGCGGCCGCCGTGGGCATCAACGGCGATGTCGCGGGCAAGGCGAAGCAGCTCCTCGACGCGGGCGTCGACACGCTCGTCATCGACACCGCGCACGGCCACCAGGAGTCGATGGTCAGCGCGATCAGGACCGTGCGCGCGCTCGACCCGCAGGTCCCGATCGTCGCGGGCAACATCGTCGCCGCCGAGGGCGTCAAGGACCTCATCGACGCGGGCGCGGACATCATCAAGGTCGGCGTCGGCCCCGGCGCCATGTGCACCACCCGCATGATGACCGGCGTCGGCCGGCCGCAGTTCTCGGCCGTCCTCGAGTGCGCCGCCGAGGCGAAGAAGTACGGCAAGCACGTGTGGGCCGACGGCGGCGTCCGCCACCCTCGCGACGTGGCCATGGCACTGGCCGCGGGCGCGTCCAACGTCATGGTCGGTTCCTGGTTCGCGGGGACGTACGAGTCCCCGGGCGACCTCCAGCAGGACGCCAGCGGGCGCCTGTACAAGGAGTCGTTCGGCATGGCGTCCGCGCGCGCGGTCCGCAACCGTACGAGCGAGGAGTCGGCGTACGACCGCGCCCGCAAGGCCCTCTTCGAGGAGGGCATCTCCACCTCGCGGATGTTCCTCGACCCGGGCCGCCCGGGCGTCGAGGACCTGATCGACTCGATCATCGCGGGCGTCCGCTCCTCCTGCACCTACGCGGGTGCGGGCTCCCTGGAGGAGTTCGCCGAGAACGCGATCGTCGGCATCCAGAGCGCGGCCGGCTATGCGGAGGGCAAGCCCCTGCACGCCAGCTGGAGCTGA
- a CDS encoding ABC transporter permease, whose product MTTVLTEAEAEVTPAAAASRRRRRRAPGWLAVLPLLVFVAIAFGIPALAMLNGAFTVKDQTTGATSYTTANLTDSLQGAYLTALIGSVKLSAVSAGIATVLGLPLAQAVVTSRFRALREAVLTASGVLANFGGVPLAFAFVATLGNAGVLTEHLGLKDKGWNLYSFWGLVIVYLYFLIPLMVLTITPALDGLRSQWREAAQNNGATGIQYWRHVALPVLTPSLLGGLVLLFGSAFAAYATAAAMVGSAVPLVTLQIADAISGNVLVGQENVALALSLDMVLIAGLVMAVYLPLQRRSARWLEA is encoded by the coding sequence ATGACCACCGTCCTCACCGAGGCCGAGGCCGAGGTGACGCCCGCCGCCGCCGCTTCCCGGCGGCGGCGGCGCCGCGCCCCCGGCTGGCTCGCCGTGCTCCCGCTGCTCGTCTTCGTCGCGATCGCCTTCGGCATCCCCGCCCTGGCCATGCTGAACGGCGCCTTCACCGTCAAGGACCAGACGACCGGCGCCACCTCGTACACCACGGCCAACCTGACCGACTCGCTCCAGGGCGCCTACCTCACCGCCCTGATCGGCAGCGTCAAGCTGTCCGCGGTCTCCGCGGGCATCGCGACCGTCCTCGGACTGCCGCTCGCCCAGGCCGTGGTGACCTCCCGCTTCCGCGCCCTGCGCGAGGCGGTCCTCACCGCGTCCGGCGTCCTCGCCAACTTCGGCGGCGTCCCGCTGGCCTTCGCGTTCGTCGCCACCCTCGGCAACGCGGGTGTCCTGACCGAGCACCTGGGCCTGAAGGACAAGGGCTGGAACCTCTACAGCTTCTGGGGCCTGGTCATCGTCTACCTGTACTTCCTGATCCCGCTGATGGTCCTCACCATCACGCCCGCCCTGGACGGCCTGCGCTCCCAGTGGCGCGAGGCCGCCCAGAACAACGGCGCCACCGGAATCCAGTACTGGCGGCACGTCGCCCTCCCCGTCCTGACCCCCTCCCTGCTCGGCGGCCTCGTGCTGCTCTTCGGCAGCGCCTTCGCCGCGTACGCCACCGCGGCGGCCATGGTGGGCAGTGCGGTCCCGCTGGTCACCCTGCAGATCGCCGACGCCATCTCCGGCAACGTCCTGGTCGGCCAGGAGAACGTGGCGCTCGCCCTCAGCCTCGACATGGTCCTCATCGCGGGCCTGGTCATGGCCGTGTACCTGCCCCTGCAACGACGGAGCGCGCGATGGCTGGAAGCCTGA
- a CDS encoding amino acid permease — MLDQGAPPQSRTESAAPSPGVGARLMRRKPVERLVAEGGQGEGGSLRRSLGLWQLTMISIGATLGTGIFVVLGEAVPKAGPAVTLSFVIAGLTALFSALSYAELAGTIPVAGSSYSYAYATMGELIAWICGWCLVLEYGVSVAAVAVGWGEYLNELLDGTIGVTIPDALSAPPGDGGIFNLPALIVVMLAMAFLLGGAKESARANTIMVAVKIVALLLFCAIGIQGFKSGNYEHFMPLGMAGVSAAGATLFFSYIGFDAASTAGEEAKNPQRDLPRAIMLSLVIVTALYVVVAAVAVGAKPWRKFNDSEAALAEIMKNVTGQTFWGTLLAAGAVIAIASVVLTVLYGQTRILFAMSRDGLVPKVFSRVHPKTGAPRANTVIVSLFCGVLAAAIPLGQLADATSIGTLFAFALVNVAVVVLRRTRPEMRRTFRVPLSPVLPAIGFALCVWMMGSLSAVTWVVFGVWMAAGLVFYFSYGYRRSRLAPSEK; from the coding sequence GTGCTCGATCAAGGCGCACCCCCGCAGTCCCGCACAGAGTCCGCCGCACCGTCCCCGGGTGTCGGCGCGCGCCTCATGCGCCGCAAGCCCGTGGAACGCCTGGTGGCCGAGGGCGGCCAGGGCGAGGGAGGCTCGCTCAGGCGCTCCCTCGGGCTGTGGCAGCTCACCATGATCAGCATCGGTGCCACCCTCGGCACCGGCATCTTCGTGGTCCTCGGCGAGGCTGTCCCCAAGGCCGGACCCGCGGTCACCCTCTCCTTCGTGATCGCCGGCCTCACGGCGCTCTTCTCGGCCCTCTCGTACGCCGAGCTGGCCGGCACCATCCCGGTCGCAGGATCCTCGTATTCGTATGCGTACGCAACGATGGGTGAGCTGATCGCCTGGATCTGCGGCTGGTGTCTGGTCCTGGAGTACGGCGTGTCGGTGGCCGCCGTCGCGGTCGGCTGGGGCGAGTACCTCAACGAACTGCTCGACGGCACGATCGGCGTCACCATCCCGGACGCGCTCTCCGCACCTCCCGGTGACGGCGGCATCTTCAACCTGCCCGCCCTGATCGTCGTGATGCTCGCCATGGCCTTCCTGCTCGGTGGCGCCAAGGAGTCCGCACGCGCCAACACGATCATGGTGGCCGTGAAGATCGTCGCGCTGCTGCTGTTCTGCGCGATCGGCATCCAGGGCTTCAAGTCCGGCAACTACGAGCACTTCATGCCGCTCGGCATGGCGGGCGTCAGCGCCGCCGGCGCCACGCTGTTCTTCTCGTACATCGGCTTCGACGCCGCCTCCACCGCAGGTGAGGAGGCCAAGAACCCGCAGCGCGACCTGCCCCGCGCGATCATGCTCTCGCTGGTCATCGTGACGGCGCTGTACGTCGTCGTCGCGGCCGTCGCCGTCGGCGCGAAGCCCTGGCGGAAGTTCAACGACTCGGAGGCAGCGCTCGCCGAGATCATGAAGAACGTCACCGGGCAGACCTTCTGGGGCACGCTGCTCGCCGCCGGTGCCGTCATCGCCATCGCCAGCGTCGTCCTGACCGTGCTCTACGGTCAGACCCGCATCCTGTTCGCCATGTCCCGCGACGGGCTCGTGCCCAAGGTGTTCTCGCGCGTCCACCCGAAGACCGGCGCGCCTCGCGCCAACACCGTGATCGTCTCGCTGTTCTGCGGTGTCCTCGCCGCCGCGATCCCGCTCGGCCAGCTCGCCGACGCCACCAGCATCGGCACCCTCTTCGCCTTCGCGCTGGTCAATGTCGCCGTCGTGGTGCTGCGCCGGACGCGCCCGGAGATGCGGCGCACCTTCCGGGTGCCGCTGTCGCCGGTGCTGCCCGCGATCGGCTTCGCCCTGTGCGTGTGGATGATGGGCAGCCTTTCGGCCGTCACCTGGGTGGTCTTCGGAGTCTGGATGGCCGCCGGGCTCGTGTTCTACTTCAGTTACGGCTACCGCCGATCCCGTCTCGCGCCATCAGAAAAGTGA
- a CDS encoding GntR family transcriptional regulator yields the protein MPARHEEIADELRRAIDREEYTVGSLLPAETDLAAQYGVARGTVRQAVAALTAEGLIGSRQGARRVVLASRRSQSFAELRSFAQWARAMGREATGHVVEQEHRPATAEDAVRLQLPEASPVLHVLRIRGLDGEPVLLERTVYADWISPAVEAIEPDCPSVTQRLYEDTGLVFAYGEHVIDAVAAGAQDADLLGVRRTSPLLRVRRVTTTREGRPVEWSDDRYRSDAVSFSVHNSIGNNALARKTAE from the coding sequence ATGCCGGCGCGACACGAGGAGATCGCCGATGAGCTGCGGCGGGCGATCGACCGCGAGGAGTACACGGTGGGCAGTCTGCTGCCCGCGGAGACGGACCTCGCGGCCCAGTACGGCGTGGCGCGCGGCACGGTCCGCCAGGCCGTCGCGGCCCTGACCGCCGAGGGCCTCATCGGCTCCCGCCAGGGCGCCCGCCGGGTAGTCCTCGCCAGCCGTCGCAGCCAGAGCTTCGCCGAACTGCGCAGCTTCGCCCAGTGGGCGCGCGCGATGGGCCGGGAGGCGACGGGACACGTCGTCGAGCAGGAGCACCGCCCGGCGACCGCGGAGGACGCCGTGCGCCTCCAACTCCCCGAGGCATCACCGGTGTTGCACGTCCTGCGGATCCGCGGCCTGGACGGCGAGCCGGTCCTCCTGGAACGGACCGTGTACGCGGACTGGATCTCCCCCGCCGTCGAGGCCATCGAGCCCGACTGCCCCTCGGTCACCCAGCGGCTCTACGAGGACACCGGCCTGGTCTTCGCCTACGGCGAGCACGTCATCGACGCGGTGGCGGCGGGCGCCCAGGACGCCGACCTCCTCGGCGTCCGCCGCACCAGTCCCCTCCTGAGGGTCCGCCGCGTCACCACCACCCGCGAAGGCCGCCCGGTGGAATGGTCCGACGACCGCTACCGCTCGGACGCGGTGAGCTTCAGCGTCCACAACTCGATCGGCAACAACGCGCTGGCCCGCAAAACAGCGGAGTGA
- a CDS encoding barstar family protein, with the protein MTDGPLAEVFRAARAVGWQVSVLDLTGVSDKAAFMERCVRALDLPEWFGRNWDALVDCLGDPDWGPASPGRVILVNGWRHYAKARPDEWETAQEVLESAAGHYEEHDATLSVVLSLGGSDQLPPDQPG; encoded by the coding sequence ATGACGGACGGCCCGTTGGCGGAGGTGTTCCGCGCGGCGCGCGCGGTCGGATGGCAGGTCAGCGTGCTCGACCTCACCGGAGTCTCGGACAAGGCGGCCTTCATGGAACGCTGCGTCCGCGCCCTCGACCTGCCCGAATGGTTCGGCCGGAACTGGGACGCCCTCGTGGACTGCCTGGGCGACCCCGACTGGGGGCCCGCCAGCCCGGGCCGCGTCATCCTGGTGAACGGCTGGCGGCACTACGCCAAGGCACGCCCCGACGAGTGGGAGACCGCCCAGGAGGTACTGGAGTCGGCCGCCGGGCACTACGAGGAGCACGACGCCACGCTGTCGGTCGTCCTCTCCCTTGGAGGATCCGACCAACTGCCCCCTGACCAGCCTGGATGA
- a CDS encoding sugar-binding transcriptional regulator, with protein sequence MNSSEEIAVSGMSAGRSAMRMGPAELVQAAAMARRFYLEGKSKIQIAEEFGVSRFKVARVLETALERDLVRIEIRVPAELDAERSDALRARYGLRHAVVVESPADAEESPDPENLGEVAADLLGELVNEGDVLGLAWGRSTIHMAAALDRLPPCTVVQLTGVYDAGTAERGSVEAVRRAAQVSGGDAHPIYAPMLLPDAATAAALRSQTGIARAFEYFDKVTVACVSIGSWEPGISTVHDMLTEEERAHYATLGVAAEMSAHLFDTEGRRVGRDLGERCITVEADRLRRIPEVVAIAGGQRKAAAIDAVLRSGLVTSLVTDTSAADYLMTAGQTPRPALNRADPDGP encoded by the coding sequence GTGAACAGCAGTGAGGAGATCGCCGTGTCGGGTATGTCGGCGGGCCGGTCAGCCATGCGGATGGGACCCGCTGAGCTGGTGCAGGCGGCGGCCATGGCCCGCCGCTTCTACCTCGAGGGCAAATCCAAGATCCAGATCGCCGAGGAGTTCGGCGTCAGCCGCTTCAAGGTGGCCCGGGTCCTGGAGACCGCCCTCGAACGGGATCTCGTGCGGATCGAGATCCGGGTGCCCGCCGAGCTGGACGCGGAGCGCTCCGACGCGCTGCGCGCCCGCTACGGCCTGCGCCACGCAGTCGTGGTCGAGTCCCCGGCGGATGCCGAGGAGTCGCCCGACCCCGAGAACCTCGGCGAAGTCGCCGCCGACCTGCTCGGTGAGCTGGTCAACGAGGGCGATGTGCTGGGCCTGGCCTGGGGCCGCTCCACCATCCACATGGCGGCGGCGCTCGACCGGCTCCCGCCGTGCACGGTGGTGCAGCTGACGGGCGTGTACGACGCCGGGACGGCGGAGCGCGGGTCGGTGGAGGCGGTACGGCGCGCCGCGCAGGTGTCGGGCGGCGACGCCCACCCCATCTACGCGCCGATGCTGCTGCCCGACGCGGCCACCGCGGCCGCGCTGCGCAGCCAGACGGGGATCGCCCGCGCCTTCGAGTACTTCGACAAGGTCACGGTCGCCTGTGTGTCGATCGGCTCCTGGGAGCCCGGCATCTCGACGGTGCACGACATGCTTACCGAGGAGGAGCGCGCCCACTACGCCACTCTCGGTGTCGCCGCCGAGATGTCCGCGCACCTCTTCGACACCGAGGGACGGCGGGTCGGCCGTGACCTGGGCGAGCGGTGCATCACCGTCGAAGCCGACCGGCTGCGGCGCATCCCCGAGGTCGTGGCGATCGCCGGCGGACAGCGCAAGGCCGCCGCCATCGACGCGGTGCTGCGGTCCGGGCTCGTCACCAGCCTGGTGACGGACACGTCCGCCGCGGACTACCTGATGACAGCGGGCCAGACCCCCCGCCCCGCCCTCAACCGGGCGGACCCGGACGGGCCGTGA
- a CDS encoding ABC transporter permease, whose product MAGSLNNPARVLKPARGANKSVRVRPWRGVVLVCAGLYFLVPLAASVIFTVDVPNQGITFDAYRQIVSADGFGSSLLLSLELAAATIAVVLLLMVPAMVALRLGAPKLRPVVEVICSLPLVVPPIAFVAGIATVLKWGPEHLSRTPLFETFVALQNPDFPFVLVLAYVVMALPFVYRAQDAGLRAVDVRTLVEAARSCGANWPQALVRVVLPNLRGALLNASFLTLALVLGEFTVAQLLGFQPFAVWIYSVGGSQAQLSVAVSVLSLLVTWALLLSLAGLGGRSRSASASRG is encoded by the coding sequence ATGGCTGGAAGCCTGAACAATCCCGCTCGGGTCCTGAAGCCCGCCCGCGGGGCGAACAAGTCCGTACGCGTACGCCCCTGGCGCGGGGTCGTCCTCGTCTGCGCCGGGCTCTACTTCCTGGTCCCGCTCGCCGCGTCCGTGATCTTCACGGTCGACGTGCCGAACCAGGGAATCACCTTCGACGCGTACCGCCAGATCGTCTCCGCCGACGGCTTCGGCTCCAGCCTGCTGCTGTCGCTGGAACTGGCCGCCGCCACCATCGCCGTGGTCCTGCTGCTGATGGTGCCCGCGATGGTCGCGCTGCGGCTCGGTGCCCCGAAGCTGCGGCCCGTGGTGGAGGTGATCTGCTCGCTGCCGCTGGTCGTGCCGCCGATCGCCTTCGTCGCCGGGATCGCCACGGTCCTCAAGTGGGGACCCGAACACCTCTCCCGCACCCCACTGTTCGAGACGTTCGTGGCCCTCCAGAACCCCGACTTTCCGTTCGTGCTCGTCCTCGCGTACGTAGTGATGGCGCTGCCGTTCGTGTACCGGGCCCAGGACGCCGGGCTGCGCGCCGTCGACGTACGCACCCTCGTCGAGGCCGCGCGCAGCTGCGGGGCGAACTGGCCGCAGGCGCTGGTACGGGTCGTGCTGCCCAATCTGCGCGGGGCACTGCTCAACGCCTCCTTCCTCACGCTGGCCCTGGTGCTCGGCGAGTTCACCGTCGCCCAGCTGCTCGGCTTCCAGCCCTTCGCCGTGTGGATCTACAGCGTCGGCGGCTCGCAGGCCCAGCTCTCCGTCGCCGTCTCCGTGCTCAGCCTGCTCGTCACCTGGGCCCTGCTCCTCTCGCTCGCCGGGCTCGGCGGGCGCTCCCGTTCCGCTTCCGCATCCCGGGGATGA